CGATCTCGTCGCCCTCCTGGGGGCGGCGCTCCTGTACGGCGCGCTCACCGGAACGGACCTGCACGCGAAGGTCCTGAAGGGGATCGAGGGGAGCATCAAGCAGAGCGTTCTCCTGTACCAGCAGATGGGGATAAAGGGAGAAGAGTTGACCGCGCTGCAGCAGACGCTTCAGCAGGCAGCGGGAGTGATCCTGAACATCTATCCCTCGCTCCTTACCGTCACCCTCGGGGCACTCGCTGCGCTGAATCTCCTGGTGGTAGCGAAGTATGTCACGCGTCTGCCGAGGCCGGTGCACCTGGGGGAGTTTCGCAAGTACCGTAATCCGGAGCCGCTGGTCTGGCTCCTGATCCTCGCCGGCTTCGGAACGCTGGTCCCGCAGCCGCTGGTACATCTTGCCGCACTGAACGTGCTGATCGTACTCTGCGCCCTTTACGCGGTGCAGGGGCTCGCGGTCATCGTCCATTATTTCACCCGGTTCGCAGTACCGACCTTCATCAGGCTGATGGCATGCCTGATCATCGTGCTGCAGCCATTTCTCGCCCTCGCCGTAGTGGCGCTGGGGGTATTCGACCTTTGGGGGGACTTCAGGACCCCCAAAAACAAGGAAAACCTGTAAATCTCAGGCTAGGAGGCATGACATGCAAGTAATTCTGAAGGAAAACGTTGAGAATCTCGGTCACATCGGCGACATCGTGAAGGTTGCTCCGGGGTACGCCAGGAACTACCTGCTTCCGAAGGGCTTCGCCATCGAGGCGACCGAGAAGAACGCGAAGGCACTGGCTCACGCGAAGCGTCACCTCGAGTACAAGAAGAACCGCGTTCTCGAAGGCGCGAAGCAGCTCGCAGCGAAGATCGAGGCGATCACCATCTCCGTGGCGCATCAGGCTGGTGAGGATGGCAGGCTCTTCGGCGCGGTGACCAACATCGAGCTCGCAGAGCAGCTGAAGGCTCAGGGCGTCGAGGTGGACAGGAAGCGCATCGTGCTCGACGAGCCGATCAAGCAGGTAGGTGACTTCACCGCAGTTGTGAAGATCCACCCGGAAGTTTCCGCGAACCTGAAGGTTTCCGTGGCCAAGGCTTAATCCAGGTTTTTCCTCTGCTTCAACTTAAAAGGGCCGCCTCTTTCGAAAGAGGCGGCCCTTTTTCTATGCCTGCACATGCTCCGATACCCGTGCTCGCTTCAAGCTGGAAACGACGTTGAAGAGCAAATCCCCCCTGTCCCCCCTTCGCAAAGGGGGGGACGAGAGGTCTCGTGCAGTGCTGCGTGGCAATAGGCCGTGAGGGTGCTGGCGTCGGGTGTGCCGTATAAGCCGCAGGCGTTCCCGGCGTCGGCGCCAGCCGATTTGGTGCTGCCGGCAATTGCCGGAAACGCTCCGCTTATTCCGGCCTACATTTTTGCGTCCGCACAAACGGGTGAGGGGCGGTGGCGAGGCGGAGCCTCGCGGGCAAGTGCGTTCCCAAGCCGGAGCTTGGGAACGAGGTGAAGGGGGCGGCGGTGAGGCTGCTTTCGGCGGTATTGTAGGCCGGGATAAGCCGCAGGCGTTCCCGGCGTCGGCGCCAGCCGATTGGGTGCCTGCCAGCAATTGCCGGAAACGCTCCGCTTATTCCGGCCTACATTCTTGCGTCCGCACAAACGGATGAGGGGCGGTGGCGAGGCGGAGCCTCGCGGGCAAGTGCGTTCCCAAGCCGGAGCTTGGGAACGAGGTGAAGGGGGCGGCGGTGAGGCTGCTTTCGGCGGTATTGTAGGTCGGTATAAAGCCGCAGGCGTTCCCGGCGTCGGCGCCAGCCGATTGGGTGCTGCCGGCAATTGCCGGAAACGCTCCGCTTATTCCGGCCTGCATAGGCCACATTCAACGCCACCAAAGGAAAAGGGCCACCTCTGAAGAGGTAGCCCTTTTTTTGCCTGGTGCAGTCGTCACGGTGGGGGCGGCGTCAGCTCCCCTTCACGTTTCCGTCCATGATTATGAGCTCGTAGCGATACCCGGCGCCGAAGTCGATCCTGTTTCTGAGGACACCTTTCACCGTCACCACGTCACCTTCGTTCGGGAGCGTCTTTGTGGTCACCACCAGCTCGTTCGTCTTCTTCGCCGCGCTCCCGGTGCCGTCTTCAATGTGCAGCCAGTTCTTCTTCAGGATCCTGCTGGCGACCTTCACGACCCTGCCGCGGATCACCACATTCTTCTTTTCCAGCTTTGCCCTGTTCGCCCAGAGTTCCGCGACGGTATAGGCGTTTGCCCCCTTTGCCTTCGTGACCTTCGCCGGCTTCCCCTTCACAGGCTTCGCGGAGCCGGGCTTCTCACCCTGGGAGGCGCGCGCCATGGCGGCGTCCATGTTGACCCCTTTGTGGGCCTTCTTGATCGCCTCCGGGCTCATCACTACTTCCTGCTGGCTGCTCAGGCCGCCGGAGAAGATGATCCTGTCGAACTTGCGGTTTAGCGACTTGCTGTTCAGGTTTTTCATCTCGTAGCCGGGCATGAGGCTTACCTCCTGCCCCACGGAGATCTTCATCTGCGGAATGGCCACCCACACCTTTTCCCCGGAGCTCTGTTTGAGAAGAATATAGGTATACCCTCCGCCGTCCATCGTCTCGGCAACCTTCCCCGACAGCGGGATGCTCTGCGGGAGGGGCTTCCCGTTCACGGTGGCGGGGGCTTCGGCGCCGGCGAGGGCGAGCGGTGCGGTGGTCAGGGTGAAGGCGGTGAACAGCAGGCAGAGTGTAGTGCGAGAAGGGGTCATGAAAGCTCCTTGGATTATCCCCGTGCCCGGGGGGAATGGGTCGCGACAGAGTACTTTTTTACGCGCGTCTTGACAAGCTTTTTGACGTAAACAGAGGGTGCATTCCCTTCGCGATTCATGAGTTTTTACCCTTGCCAAGGTAAATGCGCTATGTTATAGAAGTGTGCTGCACAAAATTCGCACGCCATCTGCTTAGTCCCGGCGGTGTCCGCATTCCGCGGATTCCGGGGCCCCTGGTGGCGGAGGAAAAACCAAAGGAGAGTACAATGTCGAACATCACCATGAAGGAACTGCTGGAAGCCGGTGTGCACTTCGGGCACCAGACCAAGAGATGGAACCCGAAGATGAAGCCGTACATCTTCGGCGCGCGCAACGGGATCTACATCATCGACCTGCAGAAGACCGTCCGCCTTTTCAAGAACGCCTACAGCTTCGTCACCGAGGCGGCGCAGGGTGGCGACTCCATCCTCTTCGTCGGCACCAAGAAGCAGGCACAGGATTCGGTTGCCGAAGAGGCGCAGCGCTGCGGGCAGTTCTACGTGAACGACCGTTGGCTGGGCGGCATGCTCACCAACTTCGCCACCGTGAAGCAGAGCATCGACAGGCTGAAGAGGCTCGACGCCATGGTCGCCGACGGCACCATCGAGGCGTACACCAAGAAAGAAGCGCTGAAGCTCGCCAAGGAGCGTGAGAAGCTTGAGAAGACCCTCGGCGGCATCAAGGGTATGGGCAAGCTTCCGGGCGTCCTTTTTGTGGTCGACCCGAAAAACGAGGAGATCGCGGTAAGCGAGGCGAAGAAGCTCGGTATCCCCGTCGTCGCCATCGTCGACACCAACTGCGACCCGGACGACATCAACTACGTCATCCCGGGGAACGACGACGCGATCCGCGCCATCAGGCTCCTCACCAGCAAGATGGCTGACGCCGTCCTCGAAGGCGCCCAGACCAGGAACGCGAAGCTGCAGACCGGCAGCGAAGAGGAATTCGTAGCCGAGTCCGCCGAGTTCGTGGAAGAGGCAGCCGGCGAGGCCTAGTCCCCCCTGCTTTAGTTCCATCCCCTCCTTTCTCCCTCCCCAAGCGGAGCGAGCCCGCGTCCTTTCGGGGAGCGCGGCGGGGATGGGGTCCTTCGACCGTGAAGACTAATACATACTGACCCCCGCCTTTCGGGGCGGGGGTGCTATTGGAGGCTTACGTGAGCATTACAGCAGCACAGGTAAATGAACTGAGGAAGGCAACTGGCGCGGGGCTTATGGACTGCAAGAAGGCCCTCGGCGAAACCGGCGGCGATCACGAGAAGGCGATCGACTACCTGCGCAAGAAGGGTCTGGCAGCCGCCTCCAAGAAGGCCGGCCGTGCAGCTACCGAGGGTGCGGTAGGTTCCTACATCCACGCAGGTGGCAAGATCGGCGTCCTCGTGGAAGTAAACTGCGAGACCGACTTCGTGGCCAAAAACGAGACCTTCCAGGCATTCGTGCGCGACATCGCCATGCACATCGCAGCAGCAAGCCCGATGTTCGTGCGTCGTGAAGAAGTCCCCGCCGAGCTCCTCGAGCGCGAGAAGGACATCTACCGCGCCAAGGCGAAAGAGTCCGGCAAGCCGGACGCCATCGTCGAGAAGATCATCGAAGGGCAGATCAACAAGTTCTACGCGGACATCTGCCTCCTCGAGCAGCCGTACGTGAAGGATCCGGACAAGTCGGTCCAGACCTACCTGAACGAGACGATCGCCACCATCGGCGAGAACATGAGTGTCCGCCGCTTCGCCAAGTTCGTACTGGGCGAGGGGCTCGCGAAGAAGGAGAGCGACTTCGCGGCCGAGGTTGCCGCTGCGGTCGGCGCTTAAAACGTCCCACGGGAGCCGGCCAGCAATGGGCGGCTCTTTTTTTATCCAAAAACCATAAACACGAGCACTTGGGGAAGACATGGCGAAACCGTTTTATAAAAATGTGCTTTTGAAGCTCTCTGGCGAGTCGCTGGCGGGTGACCAAGGATACGGCATCGACCCCCACACCATTACCACCATCGCCAACGAGGTGAAGGAGGTGGTGGCGCTCGGGGTGCAGCTCTCCCTCGTCATCGGCGGCGGGAACATCTTCCGCGGCCTCGCGGCGTCCTCCAAGGGTATGGACCGCGCCAGCGCCGATTACATGGGGATGCTCGCCACCATGATCAACGCGCTGGCGATGCAGGACGCGCTGGAGAAGATCGGGGTCGATACCCGGGTGCAGTCGGCGATCGCCATGCAGGAGGTGGCAGAGCCGTACATCCGCAGGCGCGCCATCAGGCACCTGGAAAAGGGGCGCGTGGTGATCTTCGGCGCCGGCACGGGGAACCCCTTCTTTACCACCGACACCGCGGCGAGCCTCCGTGCCATGGAGATCGGCGCGGACGTCATCCTGAAGGGGACGAAGGTGGACGGCGTCTACTCGGCGGACCCGAAGAAGGACCCGAACGCCACGAAGTACACCCAGCTGAGCTACATCGATGTCCTGAAGAAGGGGCTGGCGGTCATGGATGCGACCGCGACCTCCCTGTGCATGGACAACAACCTCCCGATCGTGGTCTTTGACGTGACCACCGACGGCAATGTAGTGCGGGTCATCTGCGGCGAGCAGATCGGCACCATCGTGAAAGGAGAGTAAAATGATCAAGGACGTCCTTGCCAACATGAACGCCCGGATGGACAAGACCATCGAGGCGCTTAGGAGGGAGTACCAGAGGGTCCGCACCGGCCGCGCCTCCACCTCTCTTCTGGACGAGGTGAAGGTGGACTACTACGGCAACCTCTCCCCGCTGAGCCAGGTGGCCACCCTCGCGGTCCCGGAGGCGCGCACCATCACCATCTCGCCGTGGGAGAACAAGATGATCCCGATCATCGAGAAGGCGATCCTGAACGCGAACCTGGGGCTCACCCCGGCAAACGACGGGAAGCAGATCCGCCTGAACCTCCCGCCGCTTACCGAGGAGCGCCGCAAGGACATCGTGAAGCAGCTCAAGAAGGACGGCGAGGACGCGAAGGTCGCGCTGCGCAACATCCGCCGCGAGGCGATCGACGAGCTGAAGAAGCTGGAGAAGGAGAAGCAGATCTCCGAGGACGAGCTGAAGCGCGCCGAGAAAGAAGTGCAGGATTTCACCAACACCCACGTGGCGAAGGTGGACGAGGTCTTCGCGCACAAGGAAAAAGAGGTTATGGAGGTCTAGGACGCTCCGGATCGGGGGGGAGTCTCTCCCCCCCGGCAACCTCTCGCGCGCCGCGGGGCGCGCACCACCCCTCCAATCCAGGGGATTTTTTGTTTTTAGGGTGCTCATGAAAACACTCAAGCCGGAAAACCTGCCGCGTCACCTCGCCATCATCATGGACGGCAACGGGCGCTGGGCCAAGGAGCGCATGCTGCGCCGCATCGTCGGGCACCGCAAAGGTGTGGAGACGGTCCGGGTCATCGTGGAGGAGTGCTCGCGCCTGAAGATCGGCTACCTTACCCTCTTCGCCTTCTCTGCGGAGAACTGGCTGCGCCCGAAGACCGAGGTGACTGCGCTCATGGCGCTCCTCAAGCAGTACATTCGCGGTGAGACCGCACGGATGATGCAAAACGACATCAGGTTCAACGTGATAGGGAACCGTGCCGACCTGCCGGAGGACGTAAACCGCGAGATCGACTCGACGATCCAGAAGACCTCGGGAAACCGCGGCATGCTCCTCACCCTTGCCCTTTCCTACGGCGGCCGCCAGGAGATCATTTCCGCCGCACGAAGGCTCGCGAGTGAGGCCGCCGCCGGCCGCCTCGACCCCGATTCCATCGACGAGAACTCTTTCGGCGCATCGCTCAGCACCGCCGGGATCCCCGATCCCGACCTCCTGATACGGACGAGTGGTGAGATGCGCATCAGCAACTTTCTCCTCTGGCAGCTGGCCTACGCGGAGCTCTACTTCACGGAGGTCAACTGGCCGGAGTTCGACAGGGACGAGCTGGCCCGCGCGCTCAAGGACTACCAGTCCAGGGAGCGCCGGTTCGGCAAGACCAGCGACCAGCTGCGTCGTGGCGGGGAGCAGCCCTCCTAGCGGGGGACGCCAAGAAAGGAGCTCGCTATCAAACGTCTTGCTTCCGCAGCGGTACTCTTGCCGCTGCTCATACTCTTCATTTTGAAGTCGCCCCCCGTCTGGTTCGACATCCTCATCGCAGTGGTGGCGGCCATCGGGCTCGACGAGTTCTACCGCATGACCCTCCCGGAGCGCCGCAGCGAAGGGTGGAGCGCCGCGGTCGTCGGCGCCCTCGCGCTCTTCACCATTCCCTTCGCCGACGGGATGCTCTCCCTCTTTGCCCTCACCGCAGCAGTGCTCGGCTTCTCCCTTGTCGGCCTCTTCCGCCTGAAGGACATCGCGCAGGCCGCATCCGAGTCCGCCTTCATCTTCATGGGCTTTCTCTACGTCCCGCTGCTCCTTGCGCACTTGATCCTCCTGCGCGTCGAGCCGCACGGCGTGGCCTGGATCTTCCTGATGATGGTGATCGTGATGTCCGGGGACAGCGCCGCCTACTACGTGGGCTCGAGCTTCGGGCGCACGAAGCTCTACCCTGCGGTGAGCCCGAAGAAGAGTGTGGAAGGCTCCCTCGGGGGGCTCGCGGGGAGCGTGATCGGCGCCCTTGTCTTCCGCGCCCTCTTTTTCGCTGAGCTGACGATCGTCGACGCGGTGGCGGTGGCGCTCCTTTGCGGAGTCCTCGGGCAGCTGGGAGACCTTTTCGAGTCCCTCATCAAGAGAAGCTGCGGCGTGAAGGATTCCGGCACCCTCATCCCCGGCCACGGCGGAATTCTCGACCGGCTGGACAGCATCCTCTTCGCAGCCCCCGCGGTTTTCTACTACGCGTACTTCGTGTTCGCGGGGTAGAGAGTGAGCTACATCCCTCTTCTGGCGTACTCACGCACAAAATTGCACAGCGCTCTCTTTTCCAACGGCGCTTGTTATGAGGTATTATGAAAAAGATCGCTATTCTCGGCTCCACCGGATCGATCGGGGTGAGCACCCTCGACGTCGTCGATAAACACCCCGAGATGTTCCAGGTGGTGGCGCTAACTGCAGGCACCAACCTGGAGCTCCTCAAAACGCAGATCGAGAAGTTCTCCCCAGTGCTCGTCTCGGTTCTCACCGCCGAGCACGCCGCGCAGCTCGATCGTATGCTCTCCGGGAAGAAACCGCAGATCATGCATGGCGTGGAAGGGCTGATCGCCGCCGCCACCGCGCCGGATGCCACCATGGTGGTAGCCGCCATCGTGGGCGCCGCAGGGCTTGTCCCGACGGCAGCCGCGATCAGCGCCGGCAAGGACGTGGCACTGGCCAACAAGGAAACGCTCGTCACCGCCGGGCACCTGATCATGGACCTCGTGCAGGAGAAGGGGGTCAACCTCTACCCGGTGGACAGCGAGCACTGTGCGGTCTTCCAGTCCCTCGTGGGGCACCGGAAGGAGGACGTGAGCCGCCTCATCCTCACCGCCTCCGGAGGGCCGTTCTGGAGCTGGAGCAGCGAAAAGGTGGCAGGCGCCACCATAAACGACGCCCTGAACCACCCGAACTGGAGCATGGGAAAAAAGATCAGCATCGATTCAGCGACGATGATGAACAAGGGGCTCGAGGTCATCGAGGCGCGCTGGCTCTTCGACATCCCTGTCGACCGCATCGCGGTGCACATCCACCCGCAGAGCATCATCCACTCCATGGTGGAGTATCTGGACGGCAGCGTCATGGCGCAGCTCGGGATGCCGGATATGAAAGGGCCGATCGCCTACGCCCTGACCTATCCGGCCCGCATCCCCGCCGGCGTCAAGCCGCTCGACCTCACCAGCCTTTCCGGGCTCACCTTTCATAGGCCCGATCCGCTGCGCTTCCCGGCGCTCGATCTTGCCTACCAGGCGGCACGCTCCGGCGAGAGCATGCCGGCAGTCATGAATGCAGCCAATGAAATCGCCGTGGAGGCGTTTCTCTCGGGGAGGATCGGGTTCGCCGCCATCCCGGTGGCGATTGAAAAGACGATGGAGCTGCACGAACCGCACGCTCTGCGCACCTTCGAGGAGGTGCTGGAGGCCGACCGCTTCGGTCGCAGGACCGCCAGGAAGGTCCTGAAGTTCGAGGAGTAAGACCGAAGCCGTCGCTGCAAGACCGTAGGGGGGGTAATGACTAGCATATTCTTCGCAATTATCGCCCTGGGGGTGCTGATCTTTATTCACGAGCTCGGGCACTTCCTTTTTGCCAAGGCGTTCGGGGTAGGGGTCGAGAAGTTCTCCCTCGGATTTGGGCCGAAGATCGTCGGGAAAAAATATGGCGAGACGGAGTATCTCCTCTCCGCATTCCCCCTTGGCGGCTACGTCAAGATGGTGGGGGAGGGGGACGACGTCGAAATCACCGAGGAGCAGAGGACAGTCTCCTTCAGCGACAAGTCCGTACTGCGCCGCATCATCATCGTCGCGGCGGGACCGATCTTCAATCTCCTCTTCGCCTACTTCCTCTTCATCGTCGTCTTCATGATCGGCGTTCCAGCCGTCACCACGAAGGTCGGCGAGGTCGTCCCGGGGAAACCCGCGGCGCAGGCGGGGATCCTGCCGGGAGACCTTATCACTGCTGTGAACGGCAAGCCGGTGGACCGCTGGGAGGATTTCGCCACCGTCATCTCCAAGGGGAAGATCGCCCCGATGCAGGTGACGGTCGTGCGCGGCGCGACTGTCATGAACTACAACATGGTCCCGGAGCCCCGCACGACGAAGAACCTCCTCGGTGAAACGGTGACCTCCCCGGTGATCGGGGTCGTGGCGGCCGGCGAGACGGTGACGGACCACTTCACTCCGCTGGAGGCGATAAAGCGGGGGAGCGAGCAGTGCTGGAACGTGATCTCCCTTACCTTCCTCTCCCTGGTGCGCCTCGTGGAGCGCGCCATACCGCTCGACACCATCGGCGGCCCGATCATGATCGTGAAGATCGCCGGGCAGCAGGCAGCGGCCGGCGGCGTGAACTTCCTCGCCTTCGTGGCGCTCCTCTCGGTGAACCTGGGGGTGCTGAACCTCCTCCCCGTGCCGATCCTGGACGGCGGCCACCTCGCCTTTTACATCATCGAGCTCATCATCGGCCGTCCGGTGGGGAAAAGGGCGCGGGAGATAGCGCAGCAGGTCGGGCTCGTCCTCCTGGTGAGCCTCATGATCCTCGCCTTCTACAACGACATCGCCCGGATCGTGACAGGGAAATAGTCGGGGGGAGTAAGGATCCCATCATCATTCACGGCCGGGAGGGGAATACCTCCCGGCTTTCTCATCGCTCCAGCAGCAGGCGTAGATCGGAATAGCCTTGAAGATTCTCACCTTTGATACCTCCGGAAGCTCATCAAGCGTCGCACTCTCCCACGGCACCGAACTGATCGGTGAAACCCTTTTCAGCGGCCACCGCACCCCCACAGGGAAGCTCCTCGACGCCGCCCGCGCGCTCCTCGACACAGCCTCCCTCGCTCCGGCGGATCTCGATGCCTTCGCCGTCTCCCTCGGCCCCGGCTCCTTCACCGGCGTCCGCGTCGGCATCTCCCTGGTGAAAGGGATGGCGCTGGCGGCAGGGAAGCCGGCGCTGGGCTTCTCCTCCCTCGCCATGCTCGCCGCCAATCTCCCGCTGTGCGCCTGGCAGGTGGCGCCCCTCTTCGATGCCCGGAAAAGCGAGGTGTATTGCGCGCTGTACCGCACCGGAAGCGGGGTGCCGGTTCCGGTGGCGGCTGAGGCGGTCCTTCCCCCTGTCGACTTTCTGGCCACCATCACCGAGCCTACCGTCTTTGTGGGGGACGGAGCGCTGAGGTACCGGGAGCTGATCACCGAGACCCTCGGCGACCTCGCCATCTTCGCCCCCTGGAATGCCCACCTCCCGAAGGCATCGGCGGGGGCTCTTGTTGCCCATGAAGCCGCTCTGGCCGGGGCATTCATCCCTCTCGCCCAACTCAACCCCCGCTACCTGCGCCTCTCCGAGGCGGAAGTGGCCAAAAAACGGGCCTCCGAAGAATTCAGGAAAAACGCTCCTTGAGTCCCCCCTCCCTTGACGGGAGGGGGACAGGGGTGGGTGAAGCTGCCATGAGCTGGAACGGTGGCGCCTTCCCTCACACCCTGTCCCTCCCCCGCGAGGAGGAAGGGAACATTCCTGCAGCCGTTTTAAAAAAATGTTCGATTAAACTGAAAAACGCCGGGAAGGGGGCTGAGCAGGCGCCCGAGTAGCTGTTGACAGTTCTTTTGTAATGTATTATGTTGACCCCTCTATTTTTAATCCAACGGTAACCTCCTCTAAATACGAAGAAATTTTACCGTCATCAACTACCGGTTTATTAGCTCCAAACGGTGAGCGCTCCGGTGCAAGGGACAACATATGCGTAGCGATACTATTACTCAGGGACTGGAGCGTACTCCGCACCGCGCCCTTCTGAAGGGTACAGGACTTCCGCAGAGCGAGATGGCGAAGCCCTTCATCGGCATTGCCACCAGCTTCACCGATCTCATCCCCGGCCACATAGGGATGAGGGACCTCGAGCGTTTCATCGAAAAGGGGATTCACACCGGCGGCGGCTACGCCTTTCTCTTCGGGATTCCGGGGGTTTGCGACGGGATCTCCATGGGGCACAAGGGGATGCACTACTCCCTCCCCACCCGCGAGCTGATCGCGGACATGGTGGAGTCGGTCGCCGAGGCGCACCGCCTGGACGGTCTCGTCCTTCTCACCAACTGCGACAAGATCACCCCGGGGATGCTGATGGCTGCCGCGCGTCTCGACATCCCCTGCATCGTGGTGACCGCCGGTCCGATGATGAGCGGCCGCGGCGTCGAGGGAAGGCGCTACTCCTTTGTCACCGACACCTTCGAGGCGATGGCCCGCTACAAGGCCGGCGTCATCGACGACGCCGAGCTCGCCCGCTGCGAGGAGAACGCCTGCCCCGGCGTCGGGTCCTGCCAGGGGCTCTTCACCGCCAACACCATGGCGATCCTCACCGAGACGCTCGGCATGAGCCTCCCGCGCTGCGGCACCGCCCTCGCCGTCTCTGCCCTCAAGAGAAGGATCGCCTTTGCCTCCGGCGAGCGAATCGTGCAGATGGTCGGCGAGAACGTCACCCCGCGCTCCATCCTCTCCAGGGAAGCATTCGAAAACGCCATCCGCGTCGACCTCGCCCTCGGCGGCTCCTCCAACACGGTCCTGCACCTCCTCGCCATCGCACGTGAGGCCGGGGTAGATCTGCCGCTGGAGACCTTCGACGTCCTCTCCCGCCAGACCCCGCAGATTGCCTCCATGAACCCCGCAGGTGAGCACTTCATGGAAGACCTCGACGCGGCAGGGGGCGTGGCAGGGGTGCTGAAGCAGCTCGGCGACAGCA
The DNA window shown above is from Geomonas sp. RF6 and carries:
- a CDS encoding YybS family protein, with protein sequence MKGSAATVALFFVFVSVPLLGMIPGIFVAAPGIYFALKSGRVVGSSVVAITAALLAGTGDVAAAAIYLLQGGIITLALPEFLIRGKGGARSVVYTAAIDLVALLGAALLYGALTGTDLHAKVLKGIEGSIKQSVLLYQQMGIKGEELTALQQTLQQAAGVILNIYPSLLTVTLGALAALNLLVVAKYVTRLPRPVHLGEFRKYRNPEPLVWLLILAGFGTLVPQPLVHLAALNVLIVLCALYAVQGLAVIVHYFTRFAVPTFIRLMACLIIVLQPFLALAVVALGVFDLWGDFRTPKNKENL
- the rplI gene encoding 50S ribosomal protein L9, whose product is MQVILKENVENLGHIGDIVKVAPGYARNYLLPKGFAIEATEKNAKALAHAKRHLEYKKNRVLEGAKQLAAKIEAITISVAHQAGEDGRLFGAVTNIELAEQLKAQGVEVDRKRIVLDEPIKQVGDFTAVVKIHPEVSANLKVSVAKA
- a CDS encoding OB-fold nucleic acid binding domain-containing protein; translation: MTPSRTTLCLLFTAFTLTTAPLALAGAEAPATVNGKPLPQSIPLSGKVAETMDGGGYTYILLKQSSGEKVWVAIPQMKISVGQEVSLMPGYEMKNLNSKSLNRKFDRIIFSGGLSSQQEVVMSPEAIKKAHKGVNMDAAMARASQGEKPGSAKPVKGKPAKVTKAKGANAYTVAELWANRAKLEKKNVVIRGRVVKVASRILKKNWLHIEDGTGSAAKKTNELVVTTKTLPNEGDVVTVKGVLRNRIDFGAGYRYELIIMDGNVKGS
- the rpsB gene encoding 30S ribosomal protein S2, whose product is MSNITMKELLEAGVHFGHQTKRWNPKMKPYIFGARNGIYIIDLQKTVRLFKNAYSFVTEAAQGGDSILFVGTKKQAQDSVAEEAQRCGQFYVNDRWLGGMLTNFATVKQSIDRLKRLDAMVADGTIEAYTKKEALKLAKEREKLEKTLGGIKGMGKLPGVLFVVDPKNEEIAVSEAKKLGIPVVAIVDTNCDPDDINYVIPGNDDAIRAIRLLTSKMADAVLEGAQTRNAKLQTGSEEEFVAESAEFVEEAAGEA
- the tsf gene encoding translation elongation factor Ts; the encoded protein is MSITAAQVNELRKATGAGLMDCKKALGETGGDHEKAIDYLRKKGLAAASKKAGRAATEGAVGSYIHAGGKIGVLVEVNCETDFVAKNETFQAFVRDIAMHIAAASPMFVRREEVPAELLEREKDIYRAKAKESGKPDAIVEKIIEGQINKFYADICLLEQPYVKDPDKSVQTYLNETIATIGENMSVRRFAKFVLGEGLAKKESDFAAEVAAAVGA
- the pyrH gene encoding UMP kinase codes for the protein MAKPFYKNVLLKLSGESLAGDQGYGIDPHTITTIANEVKEVVALGVQLSLVIGGGNIFRGLAASSKGMDRASADYMGMLATMINALAMQDALEKIGVDTRVQSAIAMQEVAEPYIRRRAIRHLEKGRVVIFGAGTGNPFFTTDTAASLRAMEIGADVILKGTKVDGVYSADPKKDPNATKYTQLSYIDVLKKGLAVMDATATSLCMDNNLPIVVFDVTTDGNVVRVICGEQIGTIVKGE
- the frr gene encoding ribosome recycling factor, yielding MIKDVLANMNARMDKTIEALRREYQRVRTGRASTSLLDEVKVDYYGNLSPLSQVATLAVPEARTITISPWENKMIPIIEKAILNANLGLTPANDGKQIRLNLPPLTEERRKDIVKQLKKDGEDAKVALRNIRREAIDELKKLEKEKQISEDELKRAEKEVQDFTNTHVAKVDEVFAHKEKEVMEV
- a CDS encoding isoprenyl transferase — protein: MKTLKPENLPRHLAIIMDGNGRWAKERMLRRIVGHRKGVETVRVIVEECSRLKIGYLTLFAFSAENWLRPKTEVTALMALLKQYIRGETARMMQNDIRFNVIGNRADLPEDVNREIDSTIQKTSGNRGMLLTLALSYGGRQEIISAARRLASEAAAGRLDPDSIDENSFGASLSTAGIPDPDLLIRTSGEMRISNFLLWQLAYAELYFTEVNWPEFDRDELARALKDYQSRERRFGKTSDQLRRGGEQPS
- a CDS encoding phosphatidate cytidylyltransferase, with the protein product MKRLASAAVLLPLLILFILKSPPVWFDILIAVVAAIGLDEFYRMTLPERRSEGWSAAVVGALALFTIPFADGMLSLFALTAAVLGFSLVGLFRLKDIAQAASESAFIFMGFLYVPLLLAHLILLRVEPHGVAWIFLMMVIVMSGDSAAYYVGSSFGRTKLYPAVSPKKSVEGSLGGLAGSVIGALVFRALFFAELTIVDAVAVALLCGVLGQLGDLFESLIKRSCGVKDSGTLIPGHGGILDRLDSILFAAPAVFYYAYFVFAG
- a CDS encoding 1-deoxy-D-xylulose-5-phosphate reductoisomerase → MKKIAILGSTGSIGVSTLDVVDKHPEMFQVVALTAGTNLELLKTQIEKFSPVLVSVLTAEHAAQLDRMLSGKKPQIMHGVEGLIAAATAPDATMVVAAIVGAAGLVPTAAAISAGKDVALANKETLVTAGHLIMDLVQEKGVNLYPVDSEHCAVFQSLVGHRKEDVSRLILTASGGPFWSWSSEKVAGATINDALNHPNWSMGKKISIDSATMMNKGLEVIEARWLFDIPVDRIAVHIHPQSIIHSMVEYLDGSVMAQLGMPDMKGPIAYALTYPARIPAGVKPLDLTSLSGLTFHRPDPLRFPALDLAYQAARSGESMPAVMNAANEIAVEAFLSGRIGFAAIPVAIEKTMELHEPHALRTFEEVLEADRFGRRTARKVLKFEE
- the rseP gene encoding RIP metalloprotease RseP, whose amino-acid sequence is MTSIFFAIIALGVLIFIHELGHFLFAKAFGVGVEKFSLGFGPKIVGKKYGETEYLLSAFPLGGYVKMVGEGDDVEITEEQRTVSFSDKSVLRRIIIVAAGPIFNLLFAYFLFIVVFMIGVPAVTTKVGEVVPGKPAAQAGILPGDLITAVNGKPVDRWEDFATVISKGKIAPMQVTVVRGATVMNYNMVPEPRTTKNLLGETVTSPVIGVVAAGETVTDHFTPLEAIKRGSEQCWNVISLTFLSLVRLVERAIPLDTIGGPIMIVKIAGQQAAAGGVNFLAFVALLSVNLGVLNLLPVPILDGGHLAFYIIELIIGRPVGKRAREIAQQVGLVLLVSLMILAFYNDIARIVTGK
- the tsaB gene encoding tRNA (adenosine(37)-N6)-threonylcarbamoyltransferase complex dimerization subunit type 1 TsaB gives rise to the protein MKILTFDTSGSSSSVALSHGTELIGETLFSGHRTPTGKLLDAARALLDTASLAPADLDAFAVSLGPGSFTGVRVGISLVKGMALAAGKPALGFSSLAMLAANLPLCAWQVAPLFDARKSEVYCALYRTGSGVPVPVAAEAVLPPVDFLATITEPTVFVGDGALRYRELITETLGDLAIFAPWNAHLPKASAGALVAHEAALAGAFIPLAQLNPRYLRLSEAEVAKKRASEEFRKNAP